The following is a genomic window from Synechococcus sp. MW101C3.
AGCAGGGTGCGGGCCAGCAGGAAGGCGATGGTGGCGCCGGCGCTGGAGGCGAACGACACCAGCAGGGTGCCGAGCCCCAGCCCGAACACCGCCCCTCCGGCCAGGGTCAGCACGGCGGCGCCGGGCAGGGAGAGCCCGGTGATCAGCACATAGGCGAGGGCGTAGGCGGCGGCGGCGCTGAGCGGGGCCTGCTGGCGCCAGACCAGCAGGCCGGTGCGGGCGTCACGCAGGCCCTCGACGCTGAGCACCTGGGGCAGGTCCAGCAGGAAGAACAGCGCCACCAGCACAGCCAGCGCCAGCAGCAGCAGCCAGCGCCAGGCGCCGCCCGCAGCGGCGGTGCGCGTCAAGCCGCCAGCGCCCCGCCGCAGCTGGAGCCGCTGCCGGCGGTGCAGCCGAAGCAGTGGTCGGCCACCTGGATCGGATCGCCGCTGGGGTCACGCCGCAGCAGGTCACGCAGGTGGGGGCGACCGGCGGGATCCGCCGGGCCGGCCGGATCGCCCGCGAGCCTCAGGCCCAGCTGCTGGTTGAAATCACAGTCGTAGAGGTGGCCCTGCCAGTCGACGCTGATCAACCGGCGGCACATCACCTGCTCCAGGTTGGCGTCGCGATGGCTGCGGCGCAGCAGCTCCAGGTAGCCCTCCAGCTGCCCCTGGGCGCTCAGCACCGCCGCGAACCGCTGCACCGGCATGTTCGCCAGGGCATAGAGGCGGTTGAACACCACGCCGTGGTCGGCCGCCAGCACGCGCCGGTAGTCGGCCTCCAGCGGCTCCTGCTCCGGCGGCAGCACCGGCCCCTGGGGGTTGAACACCAGGTTCAGCTCCAGGTCCGTGCCCGGCTGGCCGTAGCCGAGGGCATTGAGCTGGCGCAGGCCGTCGATGCTGCGCCGGAACACGCCGGAGCCCCGCTGGCGCTCCACGTTGTCCTGCAGGTAGCAAGGCAGTGATGCCACCACCGTGACCCCCTCGGCGGCCAGAAAGGCGGCCAGATCCTCCTGGCCCGGCTCCTGCAGGATCGTCAGGTTGCAGCGGTCGATCACCTCCACCCCTAGGGCGCGGGCGCGGCGCACCAAGTCCCGGAACTGGGGGTGCAGCTCTGGTGCGCCGCCGGTGAGATCGAGGCAACGCACGGCGCGGGCCGCCAGCACCGGCGGAATCAGCGCCAGGGTGTCCGCCGTCATGCTTTCGGTGCGGCTGGGCCCGGCGTTCACATGGCAGTGCACGCAGGCCTGGTTGCAGCGGTAGGTGAGGTTCACCTGCAGGGTGTCGAGCCCCTGGCGGTGCAGCGCCGGGAAGGCGGTGGCGGCCATGGCGGGCCGGATCGGGCTGGGGGACGGGGCGGACATCGCGCGGCTGGGGTCAGATCGTGTCGCCGAGCACCTGACGGCCTGCGGGCCTGGCGCCGTGGCCACCGAGCGGCTCGACGCTGACCGACACGCTGCTGGCCTGGCTGGTGGGGGAGGTGGGAATCGGCATCGCCACATGGCCCCTGGCGTCGGGCACGAAGGGCACACAGCCCACCAGGCGGTCGTTCACCTTGGCCCAGAGCCGGTAGGTGTGATCAGGCGGCGGCGGCGGCAACCCGTCCACCAGCAGCAAGTTGTGGCTGGGGTTGCCGGTGACGATCACCGTGCCGCTGGCGGCGCCCGCGCCTGCGCCCGCCATGGCCCGCAGCGGCATCTGCCGGCTGACCGCGCTGAGCGGCGCACCGCTGGTGGCCAGTTGCTGCTGCAGCTGGGCCAGTTGGGTCTGGGTGCGGTGCAGCTGCACGCCCACCGCCAGCAGACCGAGGCCGAGCGCGGCGGCGATCAGGCCGGGCAGACGTGGCGTGGCCGGGCGCGCCAGCAGCCGCTGCCGCAGGGCAGCCGGCGGCGTGCTGGTGGCGGGCAGGGCCAGGGGCAGCAGCTCCAGGGTGGTGCTGAATTCATCGAGCCGCTGGCGCAGGGCAGGTTGCTGGCGCAGAAGTTCGGCCAGCTGGCCGCGCTCCGCTTCGTCGAGGTCGCCGAGCGCGTGGCCGGCCAGCAGGGCCTCCACGTCGAGTGGTTCGCCTGCAGCGTCGTGGTGGCTGAGCGGGTGGTCGCTGCTCATGGCTGGGGGTGGAAATCGATCAGCAGCGTCCGCAGGCGGATCAGCCCCTGCCGGGCGCGGGTTTTCACGGTGCCGAGCGGCAACTGCAGCCGTTCGGCGATCGCCGACTGGCTCAGGCCCTCGTAATAGGCCATCTCCAGCACCTGGCGCTGGTTGGCGGGGATCGTCTCCAGGGCGGAGCGCACCCGCCCGGCCAGGTCGTTGGCCTCGGCGCAGTCCTGCGGGTTGCGCACGGCGGCCGGGAACAGCTGGGACGACCAGCGTTGCACCAGCTGCCAGCGGTTCTGGCGTTGCTGGATGCGGTTGAACGCCATCGAGCGGGTCATCAGCAGCAGGTAGGCCAGCACCGGGCCCCGCTTCGGGTCATAGCGGCCCTGCTGCCAGTAGCGCACGAACACGTCGTGGCAGAGGTCCTCGGCTTCCTGCGGGGAGCGGCACAGGCGCAGCGCCAGCCGGTAGACCGGCGCGCCGCAGCTGTCGTAGAGGGCGGCCAGATCCTGGTGCTGCCCGCTGCCGGCAGGCTGGGGCGGCGTGGCGGCGGCCTCCGCTTCGGAGCGGCTCACGGGCACGGTGAGGGTGGATCGGAACGGCATGGTGGGGATACCGCTGACCTCCCGGATCGGATGGGGCGGGGCCAGCGGCGTTGGTCAGCGGCGGCCGGCAAACCGCCGCTGCCGGTCACCGGTATCCCCTCCGCACCCTTTGGCCTCGAACGTTCCGTGATCACGTTTTCCCTTTCCAGCGTCAGCCGCGCTGCCGCGGCGCTGGTGCTCAGCGGCACCACCATGCTGGCGGCGCAGGCCATGGAGCCCCAGCAGCAACGGGGCACCTTCATCAAGGCCGAAGCACCGGTGAGCGGCGGCTTCGTGATTAAGAACGAGGGTGGCAAGCGGCTGCTGATGCTCAGCAGGGACTTCAAGACCAACGACATGGCCCCCGACTTGAAGGTGGCCTTCAGCCCCTCGGCCACCCCCCTGGCCGGTAGCAAGCCGCCCGCCTACCCGCTCAAGCCCGGCAGCTACACCGTGCTGGCGCCGCTCAAGGCCAGCAAGGGCGGCCAGACCTACGTGATCCCCGCCTCGATCGATCTGAGCAAGCAGAAGTCGGTGCTGATCTGGTGCCGCCAGTTCAACGCCACCATGGCCTGGGCACCGATTCAGCCCGCGAAATAGGCGCCCGGAGGCGCCATGATCGGCGCCATGGATGCGGCCCCGACCCAGCTCAGCCACCTCAACGCCAGCGGTGAGGTGCACATGGTGGAGGTGGGGGACCGTCCCGCCAGCGATCGCCGCGCCGTGGCCGAGGGCTTCATCGCCATGGATCCGGCGGTGCTGGCGCTGGTGCTCGAAGGCCGCGCCGCCAAGGGGGATGTGCTGGCGGTGGCGCGGGTGGCGGCGATCCAGGGCGCCAAGCGCACCTGGGAGCTGATCCCCCTCTGCCACCCGATCGCGCTCACGGGCCTGGAGGTGCGCATCGAGCCCAGCGCCGATGGCCGCGGCCTGCGTCTGGAAGCCGCCGCCCGCACCACCGGCCCCACCGGCGTGGAGATGGAGGCGCTCACTGCCGTGCAGGTGGGCCTGCTCACCCTCTACGACATGGTCAAATCCGCCGATCCGGCCATGACCATCGGCCCGGTGCGGCTGCTGAGCAAGACGGGAGGACGCCACGGCAGCTGGTCCCATCCCGGCGCCGTGCCCTCCTGAGCCGTCACCCCCGATGAGCAACAGTGCGGCCCCGCTTGAGCCCTACCCCCGCGAAGGCCTGCCGTTGGAGGAGGCCCGCCGCCAGGTGCTGGCCGCGCTCACGCCCCTGGCCGGCAGCGAGACGCTGCCGCTGGCGCAGGCCCTGGGCCGCGTGAGTGCGGCGCCGGTGCTGGCGGCTGCAGCGGTGCCGGGCTTCCGCGCCTCGATCATGGATGGCTACGCCCTGGCCGCGGCCAGTGTCCCGCAGGTGGGACACTCCTGGCGCCTGGTGGGACGCTCGGCGCCGGGCGCCCCCTACGCCGCGCCGCTGCTGGAGGGGGAAGCGATCCGCATCCTCACGGGTGCGCCGCTGCCGGAGGGGGCCAGCCGGGTGCTGCCCCAGGAGCTGGTGGAGGCCGATGGCGAGCGCCTGAGCCTGGTGCGAGAGGCGGGCCCTAACCCCTGGATCCGCGCCGCCACGGAAGAGGCCGCACCCGGCCAGGAACTGCTGGCCGCCGGGGTGCGGCTGGGCCCCGCTGATCTGGGCCGGCTGGCCAGCTGCGGTGTGGCGACCCTGGCGCTGCGGCGCCGGCCCCGGCTGGGGCTGCTGATCAGCGGTGATGAGCTGGTGCCGGCCGGCAGCCCGCGCGGGCCAGGTCAGATCTGGGAGAGCAACGGCACCCTGCTGGCGGCGCTGCTGGCGCGCCTGGGGGTGGAGGTGGCCGAGCAGCGGGTGGTGGCCGATGCGCCCGAGCGCCTGCGCGCCGTCCTGCTGGAACTGGCCGCCAGCTGCGATGTGGTGGTGAGCACCGGCGGCGTGTCGGCGGGCGACAGCGACTGGATCCGGCCGCTGCTGGAGGAGCTGGGGCAGGTGAGCTTCTGGAAGCTGTTCCTCAAACCCGGCCGCCCGTTCGCCTTCGGGCAGCTGCAGCGGCCCGGCGCAGACGGCACCGTGCCGTTGTTCGGGCTGCCCGGCAATCCGGTGGCCGCGGCGATCACCGCCCTGCAGCTGCTGGTGCCGGCGTTGCAGGTGCTGGAGGGGGCGCCGGTGCAGCCGTTGCCGCGCCTGAAGGTGCGGCTGGCCGCGGAGCTCAAGCGTGGAGCCGGCCGCCCCGAGCTGGCCCGCGCCCGGCTGCAGGTGGGCCCGGAGGGGGAGCTGCTGGCGCTGGTGGAGGGCAGCCAGGCCTCCTCCCGCATCGGTTCGCTCCAGGGCGCCGACCTGCTGTTGGAGATCCCGGCCGAGCTGGGCACGCTGGCGGCCGGCAGCGAGCTGTGGGCCCAGCTGCTGCGCCTGCCGATCTTCTGAGCGCCTAGCTCAGTAGGCCGTGTTGCCGGCCACCCAGGTGCCCACGCCGCCGCTCCACTCCCGCTTCCAGAACGGGGCCTCGTGCTTGAGCGCTTCGAGCAGCTCCTGGCCGCCGCGCTGGGCCGGGCCGCGGCGGTCGGCGCTCACTGCCACCAGCACGATCGTGTCCCCCGGCAGCACCCGCCCGACGCGGTGATCCACCCGCACCGCCCGCAGGCCATGGCGCTGGGCGCAGTCGGCGGCGAGGCGGGCGATCTGTGCTTCCGTCATGCCGGGGTAATGCTCCAGTTCCAGGGCCTCCAGCGGCGCCCCTGCCGCCGTGATGCCCCGCACCCGGCCGATGAAATGGGCTTCGGCAGCAGCGGGCTCGGCGCCGCCGGCCGCCAGGCTCCGCTGCCAGTCGGCGAGTGCGACGAGCGGGTCGAAGGGTTCCGGGTGCAGCTGCAGCTGCAGGGCGCCGGTGTCGGGGAGCGGATCAGCCACCGGCTTCAACCCCCACTGATCGGTGGCAGGAAGGCCACCTCGGCGCCGGGCGCGAGCGGCTGGTGAACCCCGGCGAACACCTGGTTCACGGCCACTCGCACCTGGGACGGCAGCGTCTCTCCCAGCCCCAGCTGCGGCCACAGACTCGCCGGGGTGGGGGCCGGGGCGCCGGCGGGCAGCTCCACACGGCGCTCCGCCCAGCCGGCCTGCTCCCTGAGCGCGGCGAACAGCCGCACGGTGATCACGGTGGAGTTCACGCTGGCGGTCACGGACGTGTGGCCACCAGCACCCGGTGGCGATGGTCGGAGGCGACGCGGCGCAGCCCCACGAAACCGGCCTCGCTGAGTGCCGCCGGCAGGTCGAGGCGGAAGTCGTCCTCCAGGTAGGGCTCGGTGCTTTTGAGCAGGGTTGCCAGCGGCGGCGGCATGGCGCGGATGGCCTCGGCGGCAGCATGGAGCCAGGCGTGGACGCGCCCGCCGGCATCACGCACCCGCACCACCGCCAGCCTCTGGGGGGAGAGATCCAGCCCGCTCACCCGCACGCCGCCATGCCCGTACCGCTCCAGCCAGTCGGCGAGCCAGCAGAGGTTGCCCTCCTGGTAGGCGTGGAAGCGGGCGCGGTAGTAGGCGGGGATCTGCGTGGCCGGGTTGGTGCAGGCCTCCAGCAGCGGCTCCGCCTGACGGCGCAACTCCTCCCGGCGCTGCCGCCAGGGGATGCCCCGTGTTTCGGCAGTGCGGATCATCATGCGCCGCGCCTGCAGAAACAGCAGCTGCCGCAGCGGTTCCACCGCCAGCACCGCCGCAATCAGCCGCCCCAGCGCCGTGCGGTCATCGACCCAGTTGGGGGGAGTGCTGGCGGAGAGGCTCATGCCGGTAGGTCCAGGGACACGGCAGGGCGCAGATCGGCGAGCAAGCATCCGCAGGCAGTTCGCCACCACGATGGCAGCGGAGGGAGTCCACTGCCTGCGGTCCTCCCATCTTGCTGCTCACCCACGTCCCTCAGCCCGTTCGTCCATAGGCAGCCCTATCTAGATTCAGCCCTGCGATGAATCCTGGTCAGCCTCGATGAGCGGATCCTTTGTTGTCTGCGGAGACGGCTTGCGCCTGCGGATGTTGTCCCTCGTGGGTCTCACCCTGCTGTTGGGCGGCGCGGGCCCGGCGATGGCCGGCAGCACCCCCAGCTCTGCCAAGGACGGGGGCGTGCAGGCCGTGTTTGCCACCCAGCAGGAGGCCGAGGCAGCAGCGCCTCGCTTCGGTTGCAAGGGGGCCCACCGCATGGGCAACGTCTGGATGGCCTGCGCCAGCCACCCTCCCGCCGGCGGCAGCCAGAAAGGCGGTCAACAGAGTGGCGGCCAGCACGGCGGTCACTCGCATTGATGGACGACTCCGCGTGCGGCGCCAAGCCGAAGCTGGTGGCCATCGGCATCGCCCCCCTGGGGATCATTTCGATCGGCATCGTGCCGATGGGGGTGGTGAGCATCGGTGTGGTGCCGATGGGGGTGGTGAGCCTCGGGGCCGTGGGCATGGGGGTGATCAACCTCTGCGTGGTGGGGATGGGGGTGGTCGTGGCCGGCGTCAATGTGATGGGCGTGTGGTGGACGGGCCTTGAGGGCATGGGGCCATTCCGGCAGGGGCCGATCCCGGCGCGCGTGCACCATCACCACGGCGCCGCGCCGCCGCCCGCGGCCCTGATGGCCTACCCCAGCAAGGAAACGGCGCTGCAGAAGGCGAAGGAACTCGGCTGCGAAGGCGTCCATGCCATGGGCGAGCTGTGGATGCCCTGCAGCGAACATCCCGGCGGCCACGGCGCGCACTAGCGGCCTCAGCCTTTGGCGCTTGCCCGCAGAAAGGCTTCGGTCTGGGCTTCGTTCCAGCTGATGCCGCCGAGCCAGCGGCCGATGGAGGCGGCGATCGCCGCGGCGGTGAGCAGCCAGGGCAGCACGGCGGCATTGCCCTGCAGCGTGAACACGAACAGGCCGCAGAACAGCGGGGTGCGGCAGGCGCCGCTGAACGCCGCGGCGGCGGCGACCGCGGCCAGCGCCGCCTGCTGCTCCGCCGGCAGCTGCTGCAGCCAGGGGCCCACCAGCACCGCCCCCAGGCTCATGGAGTCGTGCATCAGGCCGCCCGGTGCACCGATCGCGATGCTCAGCAGGGGCCCCAGCAGCCGCGGCAGCGGCGCCCACCAGGGGCTGTCGGCCGTGCCGGCCAGGGCCGGGCCGAGCGCCAGCGAGCCGTCGTTGAGGCTGATGCCGCCACTGGCCATCGCCAGCAAGGTGAACAGCGCCGCGATCGCCACCGCCAGCGGCAGCCCCCTGGAGCGCAGCCAGGGGCCGAGCCACTGGGCCAGCGGCACCAGCAGGCGCACCAGCACCACCCCCACCAGCGCCGCCAGCACAGTGATCAGCAGGGCCAGCGGCAGCAGCTCGGCCGCCATGGCCACCGCCACCCCTTCCGCCAGGCGGGCGGGCTGGCCCAGACCGGTGGTGAACAGGGTGCCGATGCCGGCGAGCACCAGGGTGGGCATCACCAGGTTGAAGCCCGACACCGCGCTGAGCTCTTCGAGCGCGTAGGCGGCACCCAGCAGCGGGGAGCGGAAGGCGGCCCCGAGACCGGCACCACCGCCGATCGCCGCGGTGAGCGCCAGCGGCAGCTGCTGCAGTGGCACCAGCCGGCGCCGCAGCGCCAGCAGCAGGGCCGCACCGAGGGCGGCGGAGGGCGATTCGGTGCCCACGCTCAGCCCGGCCAGGTGGGTGAGGGCCAACAGGGGCAGGCGGGCCAGCTGGTGGCGCAGCGACAGGGGGGCCAGGGCGCGCTCGCGCTCGGCGTCGCTGCGGGCTGTCTGCAGCGCCATCACACCGGTGAGCCCACCACCCCGGCCCGCTGCCAGCGGCCCCCAGGCCAGCAGCACAAACAGCAGCGTGGCCCCAGCCGGCGCGAGCACCAGCAGGGGATCCAGCGCCCCGTCGCCGCCGAGTGGCCAGAGCCGCTGCAGCCGGAAGCCCAGCTCCGACAGCCATTGGTAGGGCAGTTCCGCCAGGCCGATCAGCGCACCGGCCAGCAACAGGCAGAGCGGGAAGGCGAAGCGGTTCATGCCGGGGTGAGGCGGGTGTAGGAGCGGACCAGCAGCCCCAGCACCAGCGCCAGGGCGAGCAGCGTGAGCGCCAGCGGCAGCTGGGAGCTGGCGGGCAGCACGGTGGCGATCAGCACCAGCAGCCCCGTGCCCTCCTGCTGCAGGAAGCCGGTGAGCGCGGAGGCCTGCCCGGCCTGGGCGGGAAAGGATTGCATCGGCATCGCCAGCCCGATCGGCACCAGCACACTGGCGCCGAAGGTGATCACCAGCATCGGCAGGAACAGGGAGAAAGTGTTGAACCAGCCGCCCAGCCCCAGCGCCACCATCAGCAGCCCACCGAGCAGCATTGCCCCCAGCCCGAAGCGCAGCAGCCACGGCTGCCCCCTGGCCACCACGAACCGCACCACCATCAGCGCACCGGCGATGTAGGCCACGGTGAGCCCGAGCGAGAGGGAGCCGAAGCCCGCTGCGTCGAAACCGAAGCGCGTCTCGTAGATGAAGGGACTGGCGGCGTCGTACAGGGCGATCATGCCGGTGGCGACGGTGGCGATCAGCGACGGCAGCAGGAAACGGGCATCCACGGCGAGCCGCAGGTAGCCGCGGCCGATCGCCGCCACGGATGGACGGGTGGCGGCCGCCGCCAGCTCCCGGCTGAGCGACTCAGGCAGGGCGCGGGCCAGGTAGAGGGCGGTGGCGAGCCCCAGCGCCGCCACCAGCAGGAAATCCACCCGCCAGCTGGTGGCGCGCCCGATCAGACCACCCACGAAGGGGGCGAAGCCGAGCGCCAGCGCGAAGCTGATGCTGGCGAACGACATCGCCCGCGCCAGCTCCCGGTTGCTCAGCACATCCCGCAGCGCCGCCCGCGACACCGAGGTGCCGCAGCCGGCCCCGATCCCCTGCACCACCCGCAGCAGCCGGAACGGCTCGAAGCCCGGCACCACGGCCAGCAGCAGGCTGGCGGTGATGAACATCCAGAGCCCGGCCAGGGCGATCGGCCGGCGACCGTGCCGATCGGAGAGCGGCCCCCAGATCAGTTGGGAGGCGCCGTAGCCGAGTGCGTAGGCGGTGACGGTGGTTTGCGTGGCGGCGGCATCGACGCCGAAGTCACTGGCCAGCTGCGGCAGGGAGGGCAGATCGATGAACAGGCCGGTTTGGCCGAGCGCCGCACCCAGACACACGTACAGAATCACGGCCAGGTTGCTCATCCGCCCTCACCCGCTGAGGGTTGCGCTGCATGGCCCACGAGGATCCCGCCGTCACTGTCGATGTGCTGCAGCGGGTGAAGCCTGGCCGCACGGAAGCTTTCGAGGCGGCCCTGAGCGAGCTGGTGGCCGCCGCCCGCTGCTGTGAGGGCCATCTGGGCGTGAATGTGTACCGCCCGGTGGATGAGCACGATTCCACTTACCGGATCGTGTTCAAGTTCGCGCGTCTCAGCCAGCTGCGCCGCTGGGAGGTGTCGCCGCAGCGCCAGGCCCTGCTGGCGCGCGTGGCGGAGCACACGCAGGAGCCACCGCAGATCTCCGTGCTGAGCGGGCTGGAAACCTGGTTCACCCTGCCCCGGCAGCCGGGGGTGCCGCCGCCGCCCCGTTACAAGATGGTGGTGATCACCACCCTCACGATTTTCCTGCTGATCAACCTGATCAGCCTGGTGCTTTCGCCCCTGGTGCGGGAGCTGAACCCCCTGCTGCGCACCCTGCTGGTCACCGCCTCGACGGTGACCCTGATGACCTACGTGGTGATGCCAAGGGTGACGCGGCTGTTCCGCCGCTGGCTCTACCCGCGCGCCTGAGCTCACACCTGCCGCCGCAGCTGTTCATAGGCCTGGCAGAACGGTTCGCCCAGTGCCTGCCGCAGCACCCGGTCGGCGGCGAAGGCCTCCAGCGCCTCCTCCACGCTGCCCGGCAGCGACCGCGCCCGGCCGATCGGCGGATCGGTGTAGGCGTTGGCATCCTCACGGGGGCCGGGATCGAGGTTGCGCTCGATGCCATCGAGGCCGGCGGCCAGCACCGCCGCCGGCAGCAGGTAGGGGTTGGCGGCGCCATCGGCGAGGCGCAGCTCGAGCCGCTGGTCGTCGGGGATGCGCACCATGTGGGTGCGGTTGTTGCCGCCGTAGCTGATCCAGCCCGGTGACCAGGTGGAGCCGGAGGTGGTGTGCAGACCGCCGAGCCGCTGGTAGCTCTCGGCCACCGGGTTGGTGAGTGCGCAAAGCGCTGGCGCATGCTCCAGCAACCCGCCCAGAAACTTGTAGGCCAGCGCCGACAGGCCCAACGGCCCGCGTGGATCGTGGAACAGGTTGTGGCCGTCGGCGTTCCAGAGCGAATGGTGCAGGTGGGCGCCGTTGCCGGTGAGGGAGGCGAATGGCTTGGGCGAAAAGCTCACCCGCGCGCCGTGCTGCTCGGCCATCGCCTGCGCCATCACCCGGAAGAAGGCATGGCGGTCGGCGGTGACCAGGGCGTCGGCGTAGGTCCAGTTGAGCTCGAACTGACCGTTGGCATCCTCGTGATCGGCTTGGTAGGGCCCCCAGCCCAGGTCGCCCATGCCATCGAGCAGGCCGCCGATCAGCGGGTACTGCCGCATCAGCGCCAGCTGGTCGTAACAGGGCTTGCTCTGGCTGTCGTCGCCATCGGCGATCGCGGCGCCGCCGGGCTGCAGCAGGAAGAATTCCGCCTCCACACCGGTGCGGAAGTGGTAGCCCAGCCGCGCGGCCCGCTCCAGCTGGCACTTCAGCACCCAGCGCGGCGACTGCTCCAGCGGCAGGCCGCCCACCTGCAGGTCGGTGGCCACCCAGGCCACATCCCGCTGCCACGGCAGCACCATCAGGCTGGAGGTGTCCGGCAGGCCCAGCACGTCGGGGTCGGCGGGGGTCATGGCCAGCCAGGCGGCGAAGCCGGCGAACCCGGCACCGGCGGCCGCCACCTCCTGCACCGCCGCCACCGGCACGAGCTTGGCCCGTTGCACGCCGAACAGATCGGTGAACGAGAAGAGCACGTGGCGGATGCCGCGATCGGTCGCGAAGCGGGCCAGGTCGGTCATCGAAGCGGTGGGGGTGAAAGGGATGGGGGTCAGGGCCGGCGTCAGTCGTCGCAGAGCCGCTCCAGGGCACTGCGGATGAAGGCCTGTTCGGCTGGCGCGTCGCGGGGGTTGCCGGCGCGATGGCCCAGCACCGAATCGATCACCGCGAAGTGGGCGCCGGGAATCTGACGGGCTTCGGCGGCGCAGTCGTCGGGGGGGAAATAGAGGTCGTGGCTGCCGGCGAGCACGGTGGTGCGGGCGCGGATGGCGCTCAACGGTGCCGGCAGGGCGTTGGCCAGCCAGGCATCGAGCATGGCGATCAGGTCATGGGGATCATGGCGCCGGTAGGCCGGCAGCCAGCTGCGCTCCACCGCCTCCTCCACGCTGGCGATGCCCTGCACCAGGTGTCGCCCTTCCTTGTAATAGGCCTGGCTGGCGGCCCAGCTGGCGTAGATCAGCGCGAAGGTGCGCAGAGCCTGCTCGGGCCTGGCGCGGAAGCGGTGGCCGTCCCAGGCCGGATCGGCGGTGAGGGCCTGGCGCAGGCTCAGCAGGAACAGGCGGTTATGCGGGGTGGTGTGGGCCGTGCCGCAGAGGCAGAACAGCCGTTCCACCGCCGCCGGGGCCAGGGCGCCCCAGTGGTACGCCTGCTGCGCCCCCATCGACCAGCCGTACACGAGCGCCAGCTGCTCCACCCCGAACAGCCCCTGGATCAGCTGCTGCTGGGCGCGCAGGTTGTCGCTGTGGTGGATCACCCAGCCGTCTTCCGCCAGCCCCATGGCGCTGTTGCTGGGGCTGCTGGAGCGGCCGTTGCCGAACTGGCTCACCAGCACCACGCACCAGCGTTCCGGGTCGAGGATCGGGCCCACCACCCATTCGATGTCCTCCGGCCAGGCCCCGTAGGAACTGGGGTAGAGCACCAGGTTGGAGCGCTGTGGGTTGAGCGTGCCGTACACCCGGTACGACAGCCAGCCATCCGGCAGCGTCTGGCCGCAGTGGAAGCGGAACGGCCCCAGCGGGAAGTGGCGGTCGCCGCTGGACGCCGGGGCGCTCAAACCGGCTGCGGCTGGAGGGTGGGGGCGGCGGGCAGCTTCAGCAGCGACGGATCGGCCAGGAAGCGGCGATGCACCGCCAGGTAGCCCGGATCCAGATGACGCAGCTGGGGCGCCAGCCACTGGTGGGCCGCCGGCAGGGCATGGAACGGCACCGAGGCGAACAGGTGGTGCTCGGCGTGGAACGGCATGTTCCACATCAGCCAGCGC
Proteins encoded in this region:
- a CDS encoding DUF3721 domain-containing protein codes for the protein MSGSFVVCGDGLRLRMLSLVGLTLLLGGAGPAMAGSTPSSAKDGGVQAVFATQQEAEAAAPRFGCKGAHRMGNVWMACASHPPAGGSQKGGQQSGGQHGGHSH
- the glp gene encoding gephyrin-like molybdotransferase Glp, coding for MSNSAAPLEPYPREGLPLEEARRQVLAALTPLAGSETLPLAQALGRVSAAPVLAAAAVPGFRASIMDGYALAAASVPQVGHSWRLVGRSAPGAPYAAPLLEGEAIRILTGAPLPEGASRVLPQELVEADGERLSLVREAGPNPWIRAATEEAAPGQELLAAGVRLGPADLGRLASCGVATLALRRRPRLGLLISGDELVPAGSPRGPGQIWESNGTLLAALLARLGVEVAEQRVVADAPERLRAVLLELAASCDVVVSTGGVSAGDSDWIRPLLEELGQVSFWKLFLKPGRPFAFGQLQRPGADGTVPLFGLPGNPVAAAITALQLLVPALQVLEGAPVQPLPRLKVRLAAELKRGAGRPELARARLQVGPEGELLALVEGSQASSRIGSLQGADLLLEIPAELGTLAAGSELWAQLLRLPIF
- a CDS encoding chloride channel protein, whose product is MNRFAFPLCLLLAGALIGLAELPYQWLSELGFRLQRLWPLGGDGALDPLLVLAPAGATLLFVLLAWGPLAAGRGGGLTGVMALQTARSDAERERALAPLSLRHQLARLPLLALTHLAGLSVGTESPSAALGAALLLALRRRLVPLQQLPLALTAAIGGGAGLGAAFRSPLLGAAYALEELSAVSGFNLVMPTLVLAGIGTLFTTGLGQPARLAEGVAVAMAAELLPLALLITVLAALVGVVLVRLLVPLAQWLGPWLRSRGLPLAVAIAALFTLLAMASGGISLNDGSLALGPALAGTADSPWWAPLPRLLGPLLSIAIGAPGGLMHDSMSLGAVLVGPWLQQLPAEQQAALAAVAAAAAFSGACRTPLFCGLFVFTLQGNAAVLPWLLTAAAIAASIGRWLGGISWNEAQTEAFLRASAKG
- a CDS encoding MoaD/ThiS family protein encodes the protein MTASVNSTVITVRLFAALREQAGWAERRVELPAGAPAPTPASLWPQLGLGETLPSQVRVAVNQVFAGVHQPLAPGAEVAFLPPISGG
- a CDS encoding sigma-70 family RNA polymerase sigma factor; the protein is MPFRSTLTVPVSRSEAEAAATPPQPAGSGQHQDLAALYDSCGAPVYRLALRLCRSPQEAEDLCHDVFVRYWQQGRYDPKRGPVLAYLLLMTRSMAFNRIQQRQNRWQLVQRWSSQLFPAAVRNPQDCAEANDLAGRVRSALETIPANQRQVLEMAYYEGLSQSAIAERLQLPLGTVKTRARQGLIRLRTLLIDFHPQP
- a CDS encoding anti-sigma factor domain-containing protein, giving the protein MSSDHPLSHHDAAGEPLDVEALLAGHALGDLDEAERGQLAELLRQQPALRQRLDEFSTTLELLPLALPATSTPPAALRQRLLARPATPRLPGLIAAALGLGLLAVGVQLHRTQTQLAQLQQQLATSGAPLSAVSRQMPLRAMAGAGAGAASGTVIVTGNPSHNLLLVDGLPPPPPDHTYRLWAKVNDRLVGCVPFVPDARGHVAMPIPTSPTSQASSVSVSVEPLGGHGARPAGRQVLGDTI
- the moaC gene encoding cyclic pyranopterin monophosphate synthase MoaC, which codes for MIGAMDAAPTQLSHLNASGEVHMVEVGDRPASDRRAVAEGFIAMDPAVLALVLEGRAAKGDVLAVARVAAIQGAKRTWELIPLCHPIALTGLEVRIEPSADGRGLRLEAAARTTGPTGVEMEALTAVQVGLLTLYDMVKSADPAMTIGPVRLLSKTGGRHGSWSHPGAVPS
- a CDS encoding DM13 domain-containing protein; translation: MGRGQRRWSAAAGKPPLPVTGIPSAPFGLERSVITFSLSSVSRAAAALVLSGTTMLAAQAMEPQQQRGTFIKAEAPVSGGFVIKNEGGKRLLMLSRDFKTNDMAPDLKVAFSPSATPLAGSKPPAYPLKPGSYTVLAPLKASKGGQTYVIPASIDLSKQKSVLIWCRQFNATMAWAPIQPAK
- the arsS gene encoding arsenosugar biosynthesis radical SAM (seleno)protein ArsS (Some members of this family are selenoproteins.); amino-acid sequence: MSAPSPSPIRPAMAATAFPALHRQGLDTLQVNLTYRCNQACVHCHVNAGPSRTESMTADTLALIPPVLAARAVRCLDLTGGAPELHPQFRDLVRRARALGVEVIDRCNLTILQEPGQEDLAAFLAAEGVTVVASLPCYLQDNVERQRGSGVFRRSIDGLRQLNALGYGQPGTDLELNLVFNPQGPVLPPEQEPLEADYRRVLAADHGVVFNRLYALANMPVQRFAAVLSAQGQLEGYLELLRRSHRDANLEQVMCRRLISVDWQGHLYDCDFNQQLGLRLAGDPAGPADPAGRPHLRDLLRRDPSGDPIQVADHCFGCTAGSGSSCGGALAA
- a CDS encoding molybdenum cofactor biosynthesis protein MoaE — its product is MADPLPDTGALQLQLHPEPFDPLVALADWQRSLAAGGAEPAAAEAHFIGRVRGITAAGAPLEALELEHYPGMTEAQIARLAADCAQRHGLRAVRVDHRVGRVLPGDTIVLVAVSADRRGPAQRGGQELLEALKHEAPFWKREWSGGVGTWVAGNTAY